The proteins below are encoded in one region of Ferruginibacter lapsinanis:
- the atpC gene encoding ATP synthase F1 subunit epsilon — translation MTLEILTPERKIFSGEVYGVQLPGISGSFEVLDKHAPMVSALKAGSLKILKDKTATSSFKIQSGFVEVLNNKTTVLIEGAEEN, via the coding sequence ATGACTTTAGAAATATTAACTCCAGAGCGTAAAATTTTCAGCGGCGAAGTATACGGCGTTCAATTGCCGGGTATCAGCGGTTCATTCGAAGTATTGGACAAACATGCTCCGATGGTGAGTGCTTTAAAAGCAGGTAGCCTGAAAATTTTAAAAGATAAGACTGCTACTTCTTCTTTCAAGATACAAAGCGGATTTGTAGAAGTGTTGAATAACAAGACCACTGTGTTAATTGAAGGTGCTGAAGAGAATTGA
- a CDS encoding PepSY-associated TM helix domain-containing protein produces MRIRKIIGKLHLILGLSSGVIIVFLGITGCILAFQREIESVSKPYQFIVADANAVAKPPSVLQKIAEASLPGKLAHSITYSKRHRAVQVIFYGDDYFFIVYVDPYTGKVQQVTDMSTDFFRVMIMGHYYLWLPPAIGQPIVASATLIFVVMMITGLVLWWPRNKAARKQRFSIKWNAGFKRKNYDLHNVLGFYMLTVGMVIALTGMVMGFQWFARSVYYTASGGKKLNQYEETFSKKLQKDTAHSIQPAVDIVWQKMIAAHPDAQNFEVHFPENDSVSIGGVANPDADTYWKSDYRYFDQYSLKEIEVKHLYGRYKNTTAADKIMRINYDLHTGAALGLPGKILMFFASVIAASLPITGFILWRGRRRNCKK; encoded by the coding sequence ATGCGGATAAGAAAAATAATTGGTAAGCTTCATTTAATACTCGGATTATCGAGTGGAGTGATCATTGTGTTCCTGGGTATTACCGGGTGTATATTGGCGTTTCAAAGAGAAATCGAATCAGTATCAAAACCGTATCAGTTTATTGTAGCTGATGCAAATGCTGTTGCAAAGCCTCCGTCTGTATTACAAAAAATTGCAGAAGCGTCATTGCCCGGAAAGCTGGCTCATAGTATTACATATAGTAAAAGGCATAGAGCGGTGCAGGTTATTTTTTACGGGGATGATTATTTTTTTATTGTGTATGTAGATCCGTATACGGGCAAAGTGCAGCAGGTAACAGATATGAGTACTGATTTTTTCAGAGTGATGATAATGGGCCATTATTATTTGTGGTTGCCACCAGCTATCGGGCAGCCTATCGTTGCATCGGCCACACTCATTTTTGTGGTGATGATGATAACAGGGCTTGTACTTTGGTGGCCACGGAATAAGGCTGCACGTAAACAACGATTCAGTATTAAATGGAATGCGGGGTTTAAAAGAAAGAATTATGACCTGCACAATGTATTAGGTTTTTATATGCTTACTGTTGGAATGGTGATTGCACTAACGGGGATGGTGATGGGGTTTCAATGGTTTGCAAGATCTGTTTATTATACTGCCTCGGGAGGGAAAAAGCTTAACCAGTACGAAGAAACATTTTCTAAGAAATTACAAAAAGATACGGCTCATTCAATACAACCTGCAGTAGATATTGTGTGGCAAAAGATGATCGCAGCACATCCCGATGCACAAAATTTTGAAGTGCATTTTCCTGAAAATGATTCAGTATCTATTGGAGGTGTGGCTAACCCGGATGCAGATACCTATTGGAAAAGCGATTATCGTTATTTTGATCAATACTCCTTGAAAGAGATAGAAGTAAAGCATTTGTATGGCCGATATAAAAACACCACTGCGGCCGATAAAATAATGCGTATTAATTACGATCTGCATACCGGAGCTGCATTGGGGTTGCCCGGAAAGATATTGATGTTTTTCGCAAGCGTAATAGCGGCTTCATTACCTATTACGGGCTTCATACTTTGGCGGGGTAGAAGAAGGAATTGTAAAAAATAA
- a CDS encoding TonB-dependent receptor: MIKITYPKIKILFLLIAVISISTAFSQENTGTITGVISTADGKPAEGVTILLKDNNKNTIADNAGNFKIKNVPAGKQTVIVSLVGYDDVEKITDVISGKITVVDIKLSLSNKELSQVVVVANKNSFKTNRTSNSLRLQTPILEIPQNIQVVTSKTMNDQQIFDMLEGVTRNVSGATRVEHWDNYARITMRGSNVAAFRNGLNVSTAWGPLVEDMSMVERIEFVKGPAGFMLSNTDPSGFYNVVTKKPSGRNKGELNVSVGSFDLYRAALDLDGKLSKNGKLLYRLNVVGQTKGSHRQYDFNDRVGIVPVLKYWVDDKSSITLEYAYQKVQTSPIGSNYSFSKRGLADLPITFTTAEANLPKTDMIEKNVSAIFEHKINNDWKFTAQTSYIRYDQEGISLWPQGFDASNDSLMQRGAGNWDVLGLTKAGQMFVNGEATTGNIGHTILAGIDLSSKDYYHDWSQSRAIGTPINIYAPVHGQSTPIVAFDRTLSVRERGVRYYNAYSGLYAQDELSFMDNKLRLTLAGRYTAFKTSDPYSGAVDHKKITPRVGVSYSIDKNTAVYAVYDKAMLENFGSDWQQKSFDPIIGTNVEAGIKKDWYNGKWNSTISAYQITRTNVQTADPDHLNSLGLPYNRQTGEQQTRGVEVDIKGQLIRNLDVIVNYAFTEAKITEDTDPKVIGNQLPGSSKHVQNAWLNYRVDKGIVNGLGFSLGYQYQVKRAPWYVFDNSVQSLPDYFRVDGGVSYTKEKLSFNVVVNNILNKYLYSGAFYNWGPYYYWQAEPGTNVRFTVGYKF; encoded by the coding sequence ATGATAAAGATCACGTACCCAAAAATTAAAATACTTTTTTTACTGATAGCTGTAATTAGCATCAGCACTGCATTTTCGCAAGAAAATACAGGGACGATCACTGGAGTGATATCCACAGCAGATGGTAAACCGGCAGAAGGTGTGACCATCTTATTAAAGGATAATAATAAAAATACAATTGCAGATAATGCAGGAAATTTTAAAATTAAAAACGTACCGGCGGGCAAACAAACTGTAATAGTTAGTTTGGTTGGATATGATGATGTAGAGAAAATCACGGATGTGATATCCGGAAAAATAACCGTTGTAGATATTAAACTAAGTCTTAGCAATAAAGAGTTAAGTCAGGTGGTAGTAGTGGCAAATAAAAATAGTTTTAAAACAAATCGCACCTCTAATTCATTGCGTTTGCAAACACCTATATTAGAAATTCCACAGAACATACAGGTAGTAACTTCTAAAACAATGAATGATCAGCAAATATTTGATATGCTTGAAGGCGTAACACGTAATGTAAGTGGTGCAACCAGGGTAGAGCATTGGGATAACTATGCCCGTATAACCATGCGTGGGAGCAATGTGGCCGCATTTAGGAATGGATTAAACGTATCCACAGCATGGGGGCCGCTTGTTGAAGATATGAGTATGGTGGAACGGATTGAATTTGTAAAGGGTCCGGCAGGATTCATGCTGTCAAATACCGATCCGAGTGGCTTTTACAATGTAGTTACTAAAAAGCCGAGTGGCAGAAATAAAGGAGAACTAAATGTATCTGTTGGCAGTTTTGATCTGTATAGAGCTGCATTAGATCTGGATGGAAAGCTCTCTAAAAATGGAAAGTTATTATATCGCTTAAATGTGGTAGGACAAACCAAAGGTTCACATCGTCAATATGATTTTAATGATCGTGTAGGAATTGTACCGGTATTAAAATATTGGGTGGATGATAAAAGTTCAATAACACTAGAATATGCTTATCAAAAAGTGCAAACCAGTCCAATCGGTTCTAACTATTCATTTTCAAAAAGAGGATTAGCTGATCTGCCAATTACATTTACTACAGCAGAAGCCAATTTGCCTAAAACAGATATGATCGAAAAAAATGTGTCAGCGATCTTTGAGCACAAGATCAACAACGATTGGAAATTCACAGCACAAACATCTTATATCAGGTATGATCAGGAGGGAATATCTCTTTGGCCTCAAGGGTTTGATGCAAGTAATGATAGTTTGATGCAAAGAGGAGCAGGCAATTGGGATGTGTTGGGACTTACCAAGGCGGGGCAAATGTTTGTGAACGGCGAAGCAACGACAGGAAACATTGGACATACAATTCTTGCAGGTATAGATTTGAGCAGTAAAGATTATTATCACGACTGGAGTCAATCGAGAGCGATCGGCACACCTATAAATATTTATGCTCCGGTGCATGGCCAATCAACACCCATCGTCGCTTTTGACAGAACGTTATCTGTAAGAGAAAGAGGAGTAAGATACTATAATGCCTATAGCGGATTATATGCTCAGGATGAATTAAGTTTTATGGATAATAAACTTCGTTTAACCCTTGCAGGTAGATATACTGCCTTTAAAACTTCAGATCCTTATTCGGGGGCAGTAGACCATAAAAAAATTACACCAAGAGTAGGGGTAAGTTATTCAATCGATAAGAATACTGCTGTATATGCTGTATATGATAAAGCAATGCTGGAAAATTTTGGGAGTGATTGGCAGCAGAAAAGTTTTGATCCTATTATTGGAACTAATGTAGAAGCAGGAATTAAAAAGGATTGGTATAATGGAAAATGGAACTCTACTATATCTGCCTATCAGATTACCAGAACAAACGTGCAGACTGCAGACCCTGATCACTTGAATAGCCTGGGACTGCCATACAATCGTCAGACAGGAGAGCAACAAACACGGGGTGTAGAAGTAGATATCAAAGGGCAGCTCATCCGTAATCTTGACGTGATCGTAAACTATGCATTCACTGAAGCAAAGATTACAGAAGATACAGATCCAAAAGTGATCGGTAATCAATTGCCGGGGTCATCAAAGCATGTACAAAATGCCTGGCTGAATTATAGAGTAGATAAAGGAATAGTAAATGGGCTGGGTTTTTCTTTAGGATATCAATATCAGGTAAAGAGGGCTCCATGGTATGTGTTTGATAATTCCGTACAAAGCTTACCCGATTATTTCAGAGTGGATGGCGGCGTATCTTACACAAAAGAAAAATTATCTTTTAATGTGGTGGTAAATAATATCTTGAATAAATATTTATACTCCGGAGCTTTTTACAATTGGGGCCCTTATTATTATTGGCAGGCCGAACCGGGAACGAATGTGCGGTTTACTGTAGGATATAAGTTTTAG
- a CDS encoding DUF983 domain-containing protein, which translates to MKCPRCRRGPMFKDANPYKKLKLSHIFDMPDRCPTCNQKYDLETGFWYGTGYVSYALAVAVSITTFIASLVLFGVNFNDNSIFWWLAANCVLLVLIQPWLMRLSRVIYLYFFVKYDPDYEQHKPVEFDHHQ; encoded by the coding sequence ATGAAGTGTCCACGTTGTCGCCGTGGCCCAATGTTCAAAGATGCTAACCCATATAAAAAACTGAAGCTTTCGCATATTTTTGATATGCCCGACAGATGCCCTACCTGTAATCAGAAGTATGACCTGGAAACAGGTTTTTGGTATGGCACTGGCTATGTGAGTTATGCGTTGGCAGTAGCGGTTTCTATTACTACATTCATTGCATCATTGGTGTTGTTTGGTGTAAATTTCAATGACAACAGTATCTTCTGGTGGCTGGCAGCTAATTGTGTATTGCTGGTATTGATACAACCCTGGTTGATGAGATTAAGCAGAGTTATTTATTTGTATTTCTTTGTAAAATATGATCCGGATTATGAGCAACATAAACCTGTGGAGTTCGATCATCATCAATAG
- a CDS encoding DUF2721 domain-containing protein yields the protein MLEISINTPALLFPAITLLMLAYTNRFLAVAGRVRKLHEEYVSGKPNERNILGQIKNLRSRLNLIRYMQMLSVISFLLCVLCMYTIFRNWIEAAHFIFATSLILLFISISLSLVEINKSTHAIDLELSDVEELSKANIFTDIFKAEE from the coding sequence ATGTTAGAAATTTCGATCAATACACCTGCATTACTTTTTCCGGCAATTACTTTATTGATGCTGGCATATACCAATCGTTTTTTGGCTGTAGCCGGACGAGTAAGAAAGTTGCATGAAGAATATGTAAGTGGTAAACCTAATGAAAGAAATATACTGGGACAGATCAAAAATTTAAGAAGCCGTTTAAATCTGATCCGTTACATGCAGATGCTGAGTGTGATCAGTTTTTTGTTATGTGTATTATGCATGTACACCATTTTCAGGAATTGGATAGAAGCAGCGCATTTCATTTTTGCAACAAGCCTTATTTTATTATTTATTTCTATTTCTCTTTCATTGGTTGAAATAAATAAAAGCACTCATGCAATTGATCTTGAATTAAGCGATGTGGAAGAATTATCTAAAGCAAATATTTTTACTGATATTTTTAAGGCAGAAGAATAA
- a CDS encoding GNAT family N-acetyltransferase: protein MGKIRQAIVADVNELSVLFDNYRIFYEKESDIDGAKQFLQQRIQNKESVIFIYFTEENKMAGFVQLYPLFSSTRMKKLWLLNDLFVQPNHRGQGVSIALIEEAKKLCLQTNACGLSLETAKTNSIGNKLYPKTGFSLDQDHNYYYWDVPK, encoded by the coding sequence ATGGGAAAGATCAGGCAGGCTATAGTGGCAGATGTGAATGAGTTATCAGTTCTATTTGATAACTACAGGATCTTTTATGAAAAAGAATCGGACATTGATGGCGCTAAACAATTTCTGCAACAAAGAATTCAGAATAAGGAGTCGGTGATATTTATATATTTTACTGAGGAAAATAAAATGGCGGGATTCGTTCAGCTCTATCCTCTTTTTTCATCTACCCGAATGAAAAAATTATGGTTATTGAATGACTTGTTTGTGCAGCCGAATCATAGAGGCCAAGGTGTGTCTATTGCCTTGATAGAAGAAGCCAAAAAATTATGTTTGCAAACTAATGCTTGTGGCCTTTCTTTGGAAACAGCAAAAACAAATAGTATTGGCAATAAGTTATATCCCAAAACGGGTTTTAGTTTGGATCAAGATCATAATTATTACTATTGGGATGTACCGAAATAA
- a CDS encoding phosphatase PAP2 family protein: MYFKEKIIVIVSLLFCAINTNAQNIDIDLLKPINKHETDFKNKYLELCASSVTATSMALPVGVFAAGLIKHDKKLQINAAYMMGAYLTSAIITQGTKRIFDRNRPFQDYAFIVKRDDESGGMSFPSGHTSAAFSTATSLSLYYPKWYVIAPAYLYAASVGWARMYQGVHYPTDVLGGAIVGAGSAWLSYKVHQHIDKKNLAKKKSAINKATL, translated from the coding sequence ATGTATTTTAAAGAGAAGATCATAGTCATTGTTTCACTATTATTTTGTGCAATAAATACAAATGCTCAAAATATAGATATTGATCTGTTAAAGCCGATCAACAAACACGAAACAGATTTTAAAAATAAATACCTGGAGCTTTGTGCTTCTTCTGTTACTGCAACAAGTATGGCTTTGCCTGTAGGAGTCTTTGCGGCAGGCCTCATCAAACACGATAAAAAATTACAGATCAATGCAGCATATATGATGGGAGCTTATCTCACATCTGCGATAATTACACAAGGCACTAAAAGGATCTTCGATCGAAACAGACCATTTCAGGATTATGCATTTATTGTAAAGAGAGATGATGAAAGTGGGGGTATGTCATTTCCTTCAGGGCATACTTCTGCCGCATTTAGTACAGCTACTTCTTTAAGTTTGTATTATCCTAAATGGTATGTGATTGCACCGGCATATCTGTATGCTGCAAGTGTTGGCTGGGCACGTATGTACCAAGGAGTGCATTATCCTACCGATGTGTTGGGTGGAGCTATAGTGGGTGCAGGTAGCGCCTGGCTGTCATACAAGGTACACCAGCACATCGATAAAAAAAATCTGGCTAAAAAAAAGAGCGCAATAAATAAAGCAACATTATAA
- a CDS encoding TonB-dependent receptor: MMIQFKPFLLSITVFLFFAFNTKANSGVGDVLKGSFTVTINDAVTGDPIEGVSVYFSDVKVGGSSNSKGVVKLENIPEGKHLIEISHIGYNTISEYVDIIGDTKKVYVLSRTVVENNAVIVTGTTGATQLKKVPFQVSVLKKEDLLQNASTNIIEALAKKPGVSTLSTGPAISKPVIRGLSYNRVLTINDGVRQEGQQWGDEHGIEIDEASVNKVEILKGPASLIYGSDATAGVINIITNVPVANNTMKANVFSNYQTNNHARTLNANLGGNKNGINWNVYGSALAASDYSNRYDGKVFNSKFNEQNFGGYAGYNGNWGYSHLLFSKFNLKAGLVEGERDINGYFIKPIAGGGEIVATNTDFNSTIPLIPYQNIQHFKIATDNSFKLGENRLSLNVGYQHNQREEFSNPDDVNERALFFDLKTITYAAHLHLKEMGGWKTAVGVNGMQQHNVNKGIEQLIPDYTLFDIGGYAFTQKTINKITLSGGARYDTRNIAVSNLLDGNNIKAAAFKRSFSNFSGSIGATVQVTKNLNLKVNIARGFRAPSIPELSSNGAHEGTIRYEYGQQNLKSELSTQLDGGFEFNTEHVSFDISGFYNSFSNFILYRKLQAGNGGDSTINIDGQELTAFKFEQTKAALSGIEMEVDIHPHPLDWLHIENTFSLVTGKLKEAIEGSNNLPFIPAPRLITEFRGNIKKIKNNIHNAYVKFEIDNTFTQNNIFTAYNTETRTSGYTLLNAGVGADIVSKKGVTLFSLHFVGTNLADVAYQNHLSRLKYAAENMATGRNGVFNMGRNFSVKFNVPLNWNL; the protein is encoded by the coding sequence ATGATGATTCAATTCAAACCTTTCCTACTTAGTATAACAGTTTTTCTTTTTTTTGCTTTTAACACCAAAGCCAATTCTGGCGTAGGTGATGTTTTGAAGGGTTCATTTACTGTAACAATAAATGATGCTGTAACTGGTGATCCTATCGAAGGAGTTTCTGTATACTTTTCGGATGTGAAAGTGGGTGGTAGCAGTAATTCCAAAGGAGTAGTTAAACTGGAGAATATACCAGAAGGAAAACATCTCATAGAAATATCGCATATAGGATATAATACTATTTCTGAGTATGTAGACATTATTGGGGACACAAAAAAAGTGTATGTTTTAAGTCGTACTGTAGTAGAAAATAATGCGGTGATCGTTACGGGTACCACTGGTGCAACACAGTTAAAGAAAGTCCCTTTTCAGGTTTCTGTATTGAAGAAAGAAGATCTGTTACAGAATGCCTCAACAAATATTATAGAAGCATTGGCGAAGAAACCCGGGGTTTCAACTTTATCAACCGGGCCTGCAATCTCAAAACCCGTAATAAGAGGCTTGAGTTACAATCGTGTGTTAACAATCAATGATGGCGTTAGGCAAGAAGGGCAACAATGGGGAGATGAGCATGGCATTGAAATAGATGAAGCCAGTGTAAACAAAGTAGAAATTTTGAAAGGACCGGCTTCTTTGATCTATGGGAGTGATGCTACAGCAGGCGTGATCAATATAATTACGAATGTGCCTGTTGCAAATAATACAATGAAGGCAAATGTTTTTTCTAATTATCAAACTAACAATCATGCCAGAACATTGAATGCAAATCTGGGAGGAAATAAAAATGGAATAAATTGGAATGTATATGGCTCTGCGTTGGCTGCTTCCGATTACAGCAATAGATATGATGGGAAAGTTTTTAATTCAAAATTCAATGAGCAAAATTTCGGTGGCTATGCAGGATACAATGGCAACTGGGGTTACAGTCATTTGTTGTTTAGTAAGTTTAATTTAAAAGCTGGTTTGGTAGAAGGAGAAAGAGATATCAATGGTTATTTTATTAAACCAATTGCAGGAGGTGGTGAGATTGTTGCAACAAATACAGATTTCAATAGTACCATTCCTTTAATTCCATATCAAAATATTCAGCATTTTAAAATCGCAACGGATAATAGTTTTAAGTTGGGTGAAAATCGGTTGTCCCTTAATGTTGGCTATCAACATAACCAAAGAGAGGAATTCAGTAATCCTGATGATGTAAATGAAAGAGCATTGTTTTTTGATCTCAAAACCATTACTTATGCAGCGCATCTTCACCTGAAAGAAATGGGTGGCTGGAAAACAGCTGTTGGTGTCAATGGAATGCAACAGCATAATGTAAATAAAGGCATAGAACAGTTAATTCCTGATTATACTTTGTTTGATATTGGCGGTTATGCATTCACTCAAAAAACAATTAATAAAATTACGCTGAGTGGTGGTGCCAGGTATGATACCCGTAATATAGCTGTAAGTAATTTATTGGATGGGAACAACATAAAAGCAGCTGCATTTAAAAGATCATTTTCAAATTTTTCGGGAAGTATTGGTGCAACTGTACAAGTTACAAAGAACCTTAATTTGAAAGTAAATATAGCCAGGGGATTCAGGGCCCCGAGTATTCCGGAACTTTCATCTAACGGAGCACATGAAGGAACCATCCGATATGAATACGGTCAACAAAACTTAAAAAGTGAACTGAGTACACAATTAGATGGAGGTTTTGAATTCAATACTGAGCATGTTTCATTTGATATTTCCGGATTCTATAATAGCTTCAGCAATTTTATTTTATATAGAAAATTACAAGCTGGTAACGGTGGAGATTCAACCATTAATATTGATGGGCAAGAACTCACTGCATTTAAATTTGAACAAACCAAGGCTGCATTAAGTGGAATAGAAATGGAGGTTGACATTCATCCGCATCCGTTGGATTGGTTGCATATTGAAAATACTTTTTCATTGGTAACAGGCAAATTAAAAGAAGCAATAGAGGGAAGTAATAATTTGCCTTTTATTCCGGCACCCAGGTTGATCACAGAGTTCAGGGGAAATATTAAAAAGATCAAAAACAATATCCACAATGCTTATGTGAAATTTGAAATAGATAATACATTTACTCAAAACAATATTTTTACTGCCTACAATACAGAAACGAGAACATCCGGCTATACTTTACTGAATGCAGGAGTTGGTGCAGATATTGTTTCAAAAAAGGGAGTTACTTTATTCAGTTTACATTTTGTAGGAACTAATTTGGCAGATGTAGCTTATCAAAATCATTTAAGCAGATTAAAATATGCTGCAGAAAATATGGCTACAGGTAGAAACGGTGTCTTTAATATGGGCCGGAATTTTAGTGTTAAATTTAATGTGCCATTGAATTGGAACCTTTAA
- a CDS encoding thiolase family protein, translated as MQEAYIIAGYRTAVTKSKKGGFRFTRPDDLAIEVIKGLLASVPQLDVKSVDDVIVGNAVPEAEQGLQVGRMISAKAVGIHAPGITINRYCASGLESIAMATAKIRTGMAECIIAGGVESMSMVPTAGWKTSPSYAIAKDEPDFYLSMGLTAEAVAKEFNVSREDQDVFSYNSHVKAGNAIKEGYFKSGILPINVEEVYLDEKGKKQKRNFTVDTDEGVRADTSIEGLSKLKPAFAMGGSITAGNSSQTSDGAAFVIVMGEKMMNSLGLHPIGRLINCASAGVHPRIMGVGPIEAVPKVLKQAGMNIADIDLIELNEAFASQSLAVIRALNLNPDIVNINGGAIALGHPLGCTGSKLTIQLLNDMKRLNKKYGIVTACVGGGQGIAGIIENL; from the coding sequence ATGCAAGAAGCGTATATCATAGCAGGATACAGAACAGCCGTAACAAAAAGCAAAAAGGGAGGGTTCAGGTTTACAAGACCCGATGACCTCGCCATAGAGGTGATCAAAGGATTACTGGCAAGTGTTCCGCAACTGGATGTAAAATCAGTGGATGATGTTATTGTTGGTAATGCAGTGCCGGAAGCAGAGCAAGGGTTGCAGGTGGGCAGGATGATCTCTGCAAAAGCAGTCGGCATTCATGCCCCCGGAATTACCATCAATCGGTATTGTGCAAGCGGTTTGGAAAGTATCGCTATGGCAACAGCCAAAATAAGAACAGGTATGGCTGAATGTATTATAGCGGGTGGAGTGGAAAGTATGAGCATGGTACCAACGGCAGGTTGGAAAACATCCCCATCTTATGCTATTGCCAAAGACGAACCTGATTTTTATTTAAGCATGGGATTAACGGCAGAAGCTGTTGCCAAAGAATTTAATGTGAGCAGAGAAGATCAGGATGTATTTAGTTATAACAGTCATGTAAAAGCAGGTAATGCGATCAAAGAAGGGTATTTTAAAAGCGGTATTTTACCCATCAATGTAGAAGAAGTTTATCTGGACGAAAAGGGGAAAAAGCAAAAAAGAAATTTTACTGTTGATACAGATGAAGGTGTAAGAGCTGATACAAGTATCGAAGGGTTATCAAAATTAAAACCGGCTTTTGCCATGGGTGGAAGCATTACAGCAGGGAACTCTTCACAAACCAGTGATGGCGCTGCTTTTGTAATAGTAATGGGTGAAAAGATGATGAATAGCCTGGGGCTTCATCCCATAGGCCGTTTGATAAATTGCGCCAGTGCAGGGGTGCATCCACGTATCATGGGAGTAGGGCCAATTGAAGCAGTTCCTAAAGTGTTGAAACAGGCCGGAATGAATATAGCTGATATAGATCTGATTGAGTTAAATGAAGCATTTGCATCACAATCATTAGCGGTAATCCGTGCATTAAATTTGAATCCTGATATTGTAAATATAAACGGAGGTGCAATTGCACTGGGTCATCCTTTGGGGTGTACCGGTAGCAAGTTGACCATTCAATTGCTCAATGATATGAAACGCCTCAATAAAAAGTATGGTATTGTTACCGCTTGTGTTGGCGGAGGTCAGGGTATCGCCGGCATCATTGAGAATTTATAG
- a CDS encoding quinone-dependent dihydroorotate dehydrogenase — translation MYNLIRSFLFKFDPEKVHYFSMNILRVICKIPFGKRLLSSIYKPKGNHQYSIFNIQFSNRVGLGAGFDKNATYLNELEALGFGFVEIGTVTPLPQDGNPKPRLFRLPKDKAIINRMGFNNDGMEVVAERLKKWKHRQQTTNNKRLVIGGNIGKNKITPNEDAWLDYEKCFLTLHEYVDYFVVNVSSPNTPGLRELQEKDSLRKILTNLQSLNTKLRHPKPILLKIAPDLTQTQIDDVIDLATEIKLDGLVATNTTISREGLSEDYAVVSREAGGLSGAPVKQRSTEIVQYIHQKTNGQLSIIGSGGILTAEDAKEKIDAGASLVQVWTGFIYTGPAIVKNICKKL, via the coding sequence ATGTACAATTTAATACGTTCTTTCCTATTTAAATTTGACCCCGAAAAGGTCCATTATTTCTCCATGAACATCCTTAGGGTTATCTGTAAGATCCCTTTTGGAAAACGATTGTTATCCTCTATCTACAAGCCCAAGGGAAATCATCAATATTCAATATTCAACATTCAATTCTCTAACAGAGTTGGCTTAGGTGCCGGCTTTGATAAAAATGCTACCTATTTGAATGAGTTAGAAGCTTTGGGATTTGGATTTGTGGAAATTGGAACAGTTACACCACTGCCTCAAGATGGTAACCCGAAGCCAAGATTATTCCGTTTGCCAAAAGACAAAGCCATTATTAACCGCATGGGATTTAATAATGATGGAATGGAGGTTGTAGCAGAAAGATTGAAAAAATGGAAGCATAGACAACAGACCACGAACAACAAACGGCTGGTCATTGGGGGAAATATTGGTAAAAACAAGATCACACCAAATGAAGATGCCTGGCTGGATTACGAAAAATGCTTTTTAACCTTACATGAATATGTTGATTATTTTGTGGTGAATGTTAGCAGTCCAAATACTCCGGGCCTGAGAGAATTACAGGAAAAAGATTCGTTAAGAAAAATTTTAACTAATCTGCAAAGCCTGAACACTAAGCTTCGACATCCTAAACCTATCTTATTAAAAATAGCACCGGATCTTACACAAACACAAATCGACGATGTGATTGATCTGGCCACCGAAATAAAATTAGACGGATTGGTTGCTACTAACACAACTATAAGCAGAGAAGGACTAAGTGAGGACTACGCAGTGGTAAGCCGTGAAGCCGGAGGATTAAGCGGAGCACCGGTAAAACAAAGAAGCACCGAAATTGTACAATACATTCATCAAAAAACCAACGGTCAGTTATCTATTATCGGAAGCGGAGGAATACTTACTGCTGAAGATGCAAAAGAAAAAATAGATGCAGGTGCTTCACTTGTACAGGTATGGACCGGATTCATATATACCGGGCCTGCTATTGTAAAAAATATTTGCAAAAAACTTTGA